A single region of the Silene latifolia isolate original U9 population chromosome 8, ASM4854445v1, whole genome shotgun sequence genome encodes:
- the LOC141594844 gene encoding uncharacterized protein LOC141594844: MNSSWVWGRICKSKYEMVAGYTNGKWNVQPDGHTPAGSYEWFRGSKPKVSWYKVVWNGWVIPKNQFMGWLIAHAALNTTSKLVGFGVDIENKCCICALAEETTEHLFCERAYSKRVVREVNKMTSWNYPECGVLNWCMERTGTMLQKGIQNAMMLSLIYQIWHQRNKYRNEKTLLCPERVAKHIIEEMRARVRGRDKMQMNLVDLEWLKKMNLFE; this comes from the coding sequence ATGAATTCAAGCTGGGTGTGGGGAAGAATTTGCAAGAGCAAATATGAGATGGTGGCAGGTTATACAAATGGCAAATGGAATGTTCAACCTGATGGGCACACACCTGCTGGAAGCTATGAGTGGTTTAGGGGGAGTAAGCCAAAGGTGAGCTGGTACAAGGTAGTCTGGAATGGGTGGGTAATCCCAAAGAATCAATTTATGGGTTGGTTAATAGCACATGCTGCACTGAACACAACATCTAAGCTGGTTGGGTTTGGTGTGGACATTGAGAATAAATGCTGTATATGTGCCCTAGCTGAAGAAACCACTGAACATCTCTTCTGTGAGCGTGCTTACAGCAAGAGGGTAGTGAGGGAGGTGAATAAGATGACTAGTTGGAACTACCCTGAGTGTGGGGTGTTGAACTGGTGTATGGAGAGGACTGGTACTATGCTGCAAAAGGGAATCCAGAATGCTATGATGTTAAGCTTGATATATCAGATATGGCATCAAAGAAACAAGTATAGGAATGAGAAAACACTGCTGTGTCCAGAACGTGTAGCCAAGCATATAATAGAGGAGATGAGAGCTCGTGTTCGTGGCAGGGACAAGATGCAGATGAACTTAGTTGACTTGGAATGGCTTAAAAAAATGAATCTGTTTGAGTGA